One genomic segment of Hymenobacter psoromatis includes these proteins:
- a CDS encoding SDR family oxidoreductase: MATRKPAAPPTPPKRPTAKDMKEHAQKLPYPAKQADMKLQPQTSLAAYQAAGKLVGKVALITGGDSGIGRAVAIAFAKEGADVAILFNENQEDAQETQRLVALEKRKCQLLQLDVRDREQAFQAVRLVRAELGGLNILVNNAAFQLAQEKFEDIPEAQIRRTFDTNILGYMWMAQAVIPHLKSGDCIINTGSIVGIVGIPLLVDYACTKAGIHALTKSLALYLGERNIRVNCVVPGPVWTPNIPGTMPREEIAKFGHEVALKRPGQPEEIAPAYVLLASQDGSFMTGALVHVTGGKLSSDE, translated from the coding sequence ATGGCTACTCGCAAACCCGCTGCGCCCCCTACCCCCCCCAAGCGCCCCACCGCTAAGGATATGAAGGAGCATGCCCAGAAGCTGCCTTACCCCGCCAAACAGGCCGATATGAAGCTTCAGCCCCAGACCAGCCTGGCGGCCTACCAGGCCGCCGGCAAGCTGGTAGGCAAGGTGGCCTTAATCACGGGCGGCGACTCGGGCATTGGGCGGGCAGTGGCCATTGCCTTTGCCAAGGAAGGGGCCGACGTAGCCATCTTATTCAATGAAAACCAGGAGGATGCGCAGGAAACCCAGCGCTTAGTAGCGCTGGAAAAGCGCAAGTGCCAGCTCTTGCAGCTCGACGTACGCGACCGTGAGCAGGCGTTTCAGGCGGTACGGCTGGTGCGGGCTGAGCTGGGCGGGCTCAATATCCTGGTCAATAACGCGGCTTTTCAGTTGGCGCAGGAAAAATTTGAGGACATCCCGGAGGCCCAGATTCGGCGCACCTTCGATACCAATATTCTGGGCTACATGTGGATGGCACAGGCCGTGATTCCGCATTTGAAGAGCGGCGACTGCATTATCAATACGGGCAGCATCGTGGGCATCGTGGGCATTCCGTTACTGGTCGATTATGCCTGCACGAAGGCTGGTATTCACGCCCTTACCAAGTCGCTGGCACTGTACTTGGGCGAGCGCAATATTCGGGTGAACTGCGTAGTGCCGGGGCCGGTCTGGACGCCCAATATCCCCGGTACCATGCCGCGGGAGGAGATTGCGAAGTTTGGCCACGAGGTGGCCCTGAAGCGCCCCGGCCAACCCGAAGAAATAGCGCCGGCTTACGTGCTACTAGCCTCGCAGGACGGCTCGTTTATGACTGGCGCGCTGGTGCACGTGACGGGCGGTAAGCTCAGCAGCGACGAGTAA
- a CDS encoding gluconate 2-dehydrogenase subunit 3 family protein yields MTFQELLPTAHVSAATRAALTQRLADNVAPYEPRFLAPETFQLLVAVAARIFPQPERPVPIALAPSVDQRLAEGKSDGWRYDALPPDREAYRLGLGGIQEIAQSLFQVDFEQLEPAKQDEVVKALAGENPPGAAWQTLPAGRFFEEMLAELTEIYYAHPWAQDEIDYVGYADLPAWTKIGLNEKDPREN; encoded by the coding sequence ATGACTTTTCAGGAACTCCTTCCCACGGCGCACGTGTCGGCCGCTACCCGCGCCGCCCTCACCCAGCGCCTGGCCGACAACGTGGCCCCCTACGAGCCGCGGTTTTTGGCCCCCGAGACCTTCCAACTGCTGGTAGCCGTGGCGGCGCGCATCTTCCCGCAGCCTGAGCGGCCGGTACCCATCGCCTTAGCCCCGTCCGTGGACCAGCGCTTGGCCGAGGGCAAGTCCGACGGCTGGCGCTACGATGCCCTACCCCCCGACCGCGAGGCGTACCGCCTGGGCCTGGGCGGCATCCAGGAAATTGCGCAAAGCTTATTTCAGGTTGATTTTGAGCAGCTTGAACCCGCTAAGCAAGACGAGGTAGTCAAGGCGTTGGCTGGTGAAAACCCGCCCGGCGCGGCCTGGCAAACGCTGCCCGCCGGCCGCTTTTTCGAGGAAATGCTGGCCGAACTGACCGAAATCTACTACGCTCACCCCTGGGCGCAGGATGAAATCGACTACGTCGGCTACGCCGACCTGCCTGCCTGGACCAAAATCGGTCTCAACGAGAAAGACCCGCGTGAAAATTGA